Below is a genomic region from Calditrichota bacterium.
GAACTCGAGAAGATTCCTTATATGCTCATCATAGGCGCGCGGGAGGCTGCGGCGGGGTCGGTCGCCTTGCGGCATCGAGGCGAAGGCGATTTGGGAGCAGTGGACTTGAACATCCTTGTCCAGAGGCTGAAAACTGAAAGTGAGCAAGTGAGCGAATGAGCGAGAGGATTCGCTTACCCGCTTGCCTGAACACTTGCTTACCTAATATCAACACATCGGGAGCGCTTCTGATTCGTTTGGATTATTCGCTTTGACCCTGTCGGTCCCAGCCGCGGGGGTGCATCATTAACCAATCCCAGCGTGCGCCGCGCGATTTCAGCAAGAACCCGCGCGTCAACGAGGAGATCTTTGCGCCGCAGGTGCGACTGGTCGGCGCCGATGGTCAGCAGGTCGGCATCGTCCCGCTTCGTGAAGCGAAAGCGATGGCAGAAGATGCCGGGCTCGATCTGGTCGAGATCGCGCCACAGGCTCAGCCCCCCGTCTGCAAGGTGATCGACTACGGCAAGTATCGCTACGAGCAAACCAAACGGACCAAAGAGAGCCGCCGCAAGCAGCACAATGTCGAGATCAAGAAGATCCGCTTCAGTTCCAATATCGACGATCACGACTTTCAGACCAAGACGGCGGCGGCGAGGAAGTTCCTGATGGAGGGAGACCGCGTCAAAGCGACGCTGATGCTTATCGGTCGGCAGATGACCCGCAAGGAGCGGGGATTGGAAGTGCTCCAGAAGATGGCCGGTGAACTGGCCGACATCGCCAAAGTCGAAGACGGACCGCGCATCGAGGGGAACACCTTTTCGATGCTTCTGGTGCGGAAGAAGTAGGCTTTAACAATCTTAAGGGCAGGATTCATCCCGCCCGATAAGGATCATAACATAAAGTCAATAAGCAATGCCCAAGATGAAAACCAACCGGGGCGCCGCGAAGCGCTTCCGGCTAACCGCTTCGGGCCGCATCAAGCGCGACAAGGCTTACGGCGGACACAACTTCACCTGTAAGACGCGGGAGCAAAAACGGCGCATCCGCAAAAGCGGGACGGGGGTCACATCGGACGCACCCCGCATCCGCAGATTGATTTCAGCCTAATCGGGGCCGGAACGGAGTGAATCCTATCCTGCCTACAAGACAACTGACAACTGACAACCAACCATGCCTCGTTCTGTAAACCACGTCGCTTCCCACGCCCGACGGAATAAGATTCGTCTGGCGGCTCGCGGATACTATGGCGCTCGCAGCCGTCTGCTGAGGACGATGCGCGCCGCCGTCCGCCGCGCACTTCAATACAATCTGGCGCATCGCCGCAAGCGAGCCGGTGACTTCCGGCGTCTCTGGATCACCCGCATCAATGCGGCCTGCCGGATGCACGGTCTATCTTATTCCAAGTTCATCCACGGTCTGGCGCTGGCTAAGATCGAGATCGACCGCAAGATGCTGGCCGACCTTGCAGTGCGCGATCCCAATGCTTTCTCAGCCATTGCCGAGCAAGCCCGCAGCGCGCTCACTTAAGTCGAGCCGAAAGCGTTAAATACGTTTCGGAGGCGGTTGTTCGATCTTGGAGGGCGGGAATCATCCCGCCCTCCAAGTGTGTGAAGCCCCTTTACAGCCTGCCTCTGCCGGATTAAATCGCCGGCGCTCCTGGCCCGGCTTGCGTTGCTTCCCCTCACTTCTTGCGATCGATAACTTCCCGCACCTTGCGCGCCAGGTCAGCGATTGCAAGAGGTTTGCCGATGAACTCGGCCGATAGCGCACCGCTC
It encodes:
- a CDS encoding translation initiation factor IF-3 yields the protein MNQSQRAPRDFSKNPRVNEEIFAPQVRLVGADGQQVGIVPLREAKAMAEDAGLDLVEIAPQAQPPVCKVIDYGKYRYEQTKRTKESRRKQHNVEIKKIRFSSNIDDHDFQTKTAAARKFLMEGDRVKATLMLIGRQMTRKERGLEVLQKMAGELADIAKVEDGPRIEGNTFSMLLVRKK
- the rpmI gene encoding 50S ribosomal protein L35; amino-acid sequence: MPKMKTNRGAAKRFRLTASGRIKRDKAYGGHNFTCKTREQKRRIRKSGTGVTSDAPRIRRLISA
- the rplT gene encoding 50S ribosomal protein L20, with amino-acid sequence MPRSVNHVASHARRNKIRLAARGYYGARSRLLRTMRAAVRRALQYNLAHRRKRAGDFRRLWITRINAACRMHGLSYSKFIHGLALAKIEIDRKMLADLAVRDPNAFSAIAEQARSALT